In a single window of the Ruminococcus albus 7 = DSM 20455 genome:
- a CDS encoding toxic anion resistance protein has translation MLNSTKKYTPDMMTFELLPSYAGDVQKRIADTSDMLFRIQQDRMPDKAINVLTLASDQLKINGLAKYKGFVGTISYARLIDNAEKADKEAQRISDSFQEIYIGLYKENMLLDTMKQVLECCIQELNEASAALSEHMKNKDKDTDWKYYQILADKKINDLVISANIASQGIMMISDMYTRNSAMSQRIDSLNVNTLVLWRAGIAELRNAPDKDKIDKVCGVEDVISAAIANITR, from the coding sequence ATGCTGAATAGTACCAAGAAATATACCCCCGATATGATGACCTTTGAACTTCTCCCCTCATATGCAGGAGATGTTCAGAAGAGAATAGCTGATACATCAGATATGTTATTCAGAATACAGCAGGATAGGATGCCTGACAAAGCTATAAATGTCCTGACCCTTGCTTCAGACCAGCTAAAGATAAACGGTCTGGCAAAATACAAGGGATTTGTGGGAACTATAAGCTACGCAAGACTCATTGACAATGCTGAAAAAGCTGACAAAGAAGCCCAGAGGATATCCGATAGCTTTCAGGAAATATACATAGGACTATACAAAGAGAATATGCTGCTTGACACCATGAAACAAGTGCTGGAGTGCTGCATACAGGAGCTTAATGAAGCATCAGCCGCATTGAGTGAACATATGAAAAACAAAGATAAAGATACCGACTGGAAATACTACCAGATCCTTGCAGATAAAAAAATAAACGACCTTGTAATCTCGGCAAACATAGCATCACAAGGTATTATGATGATATCTGATATGTACACCCGCAACAGTGCCATGTCACAGCGGATAGATTCACTGAATGTAAATACTCTGGTTTTGTGGAGAGCAGGTATCGCAGAACTAAGGAATGCTCCCGACAAGGATAAAATTGATAAAGTCTGCGGCGTAGAAGATGTTATATCCGCCGCTATTGCTAATATCACAAGATGA
- a CDS encoding DUF7192 family protein — protein sequence MREFMNLKVYQYKKMTVYNAAFNSLSDMQMYILSKPKVNDKIFLKQHSIIRRPDFPEDTFDNAVDYLIGGYTGNYDITLEMLKEFEKTMPIRTYRRRQEKAMAGSHPNIPAYVAGTPKTMYRLTRAREKKFVTIWFNLAYSIHTLEQAVTNRGALTLSLIKLLEEYGIGVDLKVFSSCYSNDEVFNSEIRLKSPSEPINMKKCFYPMCSVMFLRRVVLRVMESMSFHEKNWYPYYGQPLTEDQFRDIFNIPDTDIVISSPVQMGIFGQDINCDSYNFFKKIDLDKYIKLAKVNRSC from the coding sequence GATATGCAGATGTATATACTCAGCAAACCTAAAGTAAACGACAAAATATTTCTCAAACAGCACAGTATCATCAGACGTCCGGATTTTCCCGAGGATACCTTTGATAATGCTGTAGATTATCTTATCGGCGGATATACGGGTAATTATGACATTACACTGGAAATGCTGAAGGAATTTGAAAAGACTATGCCGATAAGAACTTACAGACGCAGGCAGGAAAAGGCAATGGCAGGCTCTCACCCAAATATTCCCGCGTACGTGGCAGGTACTCCGAAGACAATGTACAGGCTCACAAGAGCAAGAGAGAAAAAATTCGTTACTATATGGTTCAATCTGGCATATTCAATTCACACCTTAGAGCAGGCAGTCACCAACCGCGGCGCGCTGACTCTCAGTCTGATAAAACTGCTTGAAGAATACGGCATAGGTGTTGACCTTAAAGTGTTCAGCTCATGCTACAGCAATGACGAGGTGTTCAACTCCGAGATAAGGCTGAAAAGCCCGTCGGAACCTATTAATATGAAAAAATGCTTCTACCCCATGTGCTCGGTTATGTTTTTACGACGTGTCGTGCTGAGGGTGATGGAGTCCATGTCATTCCACGAAAAGAACTGGTATCCCTATTATGGTCAGCCTCTTACGGAAGACCAGTTCCGTGATATCTTCAATATACCCGATACTGATATAGTCATTTCATCACCAGTTCAGATGGGTATATTTGGTCAGGATATAAATTGTGACAGTTATAATTTTTTTAAGAAGATAGATCTTGATAAGTATATCAAGCTTGCTAAGGTGAACAGGTCATGCTGA